A window of the Burkholderia sp. 9120 genome harbors these coding sequences:
- a CDS encoding iron ABC transporter substrate-binding protein has protein sequence MAQSWFGTRVRLISSAAALTLAAFATVPSAAQAASITVYNAQHEQVVNLLAKDFEKQSGISVKIRNGEGPAMAAQILAEGPATPADVYFTENSPELMLLEEKGLLNKVDSATLATVPARFSSPTGSWVAVTARENVLAYNTTKLQPSQLPQSLFDLAKPEWKGKVGIAPSDGDFLPLVSAVLALKGEAQTVQWLKGLKANAQLFDDDEGVVAAVNRGGVATGLINNYYWARLHAEIGDGKTRSAIYHFSNGDAGAAVNVSGAAVLKSAHNADGAQKFLAYLVSDRAQQLMANSHVMFEYPLRAGVASDPILKPFTELKPPALTIEQLGDDSQAGKLLRQAGLL, from the coding sequence ATGGCTCAATCATGGTTTGGCACCCGCGTGCGCCTTATCAGCAGCGCAGCAGCGCTCACGCTCGCGGCTTTCGCGACGGTGCCTTCGGCGGCGCAAGCTGCGTCGATCACGGTCTATAACGCGCAGCACGAACAGGTCGTCAACCTGCTCGCCAAAGACTTCGAAAAACAGTCGGGCATCTCGGTCAAGATCCGCAACGGCGAAGGCCCGGCCATGGCCGCGCAGATCCTCGCGGAAGGCCCGGCCACGCCGGCCGACGTGTACTTCACGGAAAACTCGCCCGAGCTGATGCTGCTCGAAGAGAAGGGCCTGCTGAACAAGGTGGACAGCGCCACGCTCGCCACCGTGCCGGCACGCTTCAGCTCGCCCACAGGCTCATGGGTTGCGGTCACCGCGCGTGAAAACGTGCTGGCTTACAACACCACCAAGCTGCAACCGTCGCAACTGCCGCAATCGCTGTTCGATCTCGCCAAGCCGGAATGGAAAGGCAAGGTCGGTATCGCACCGAGCGACGGCGACTTCCTGCCGCTGGTGAGCGCCGTGCTCGCGCTGAAGGGTGAAGCGCAAACCGTGCAATGGCTCAAGGGCCTGAAAGCCAACGCGCAACTTTTCGACGACGACGAAGGCGTGGTGGCCGCCGTCAATCGCGGCGGTGTCGCGACCGGTCTGATCAACAACTACTACTGGGCTCGCCTGCACGCTGAAATCGGCGACGGCAAGACCCGCAGCGCGATCTATCACTTCAGCAACGGCGACGCCGGTGCAGCGGTGAACGTGTCGGGCGCGGCGGTGTTGAAGTCCGCGCACAACGCGGACGGCGCACAGAAGTTCCTCGCGTATCTGGTCAGCGATCGCGCGCAACAACTGATGGCGAATAGCCACGTGATGTTCGAATATCCGCTGCGCGCAGGTGTCGCGTCGGACCCGATCCTCAAGCCGTTCACCGAACTGAAGCCGCCGGCGCTGACCATCGAGCAGCTCGGCGACGACAGCCAGGCCGGCAAACTGTTGCGTCAGGCAGGCCTGCTGTAA